In the Nothobranchius furzeri strain GRZ-AD chromosome 15, NfurGRZ-RIMD1, whole genome shotgun sequence genome, one interval contains:
- the fkbpl gene encoding FK506-binding protein-like isoform X2 has product MGQGRKWAGGAEGNGSVMEPVGTSHGDHDGADVSSWVSVCPRGLWMVQQKRERSGQQAASSTGDATSCLSSNCPGLGSLCRVRVKILTDDEKGPESDRTDEKLEDADAAKLSVTPFLRSQDSVLQVPVGDWLTLKLGEGLCDITEACLEGMRAGQKCEILLTPVGNGPETVHQPADENLPLRATVELQSITPGKESWEMSASEKLEWVKTHKERGGVRFRSGDVWGASDSYSRALKLLIPLCGCLETKRDELQIREEGETQQLPSPSKLKVIKAELHSNLSLCQLKLNQPERARASAAKATQLEPGTCKAWYRLGQACQILNELEEAKQAFKKLLQLQPDLPAAVKALKEITSKERERNAQLGHRLSKMFS; this is encoded by the exons ATGGGCCAAGGGAGAAAGTGGGCTGGAGGAGCTGAAGGAAACGGTAGTG TGATGGAACCTGTTGGAACATCTCACGGTGATCATGATGGAGCTGATGTGTCCTCGTGGGTGTCCGTGTGTCCCAGAGGTCTTTGGATGGTCCAGCAAAAACGTGAGCGGAGTGGTCAACAAGctgcttccagtactggagatgcTACTT CTTGTTTATCCAGTAACTGTCCAGGCTTGGGCTCTCTGTGCCGAGTCAGAGTGAAGATCCTGACTGATGATGAAAAGGGTCCAGAATCTGACAGAACAGATGAGAAGCTAGAAGATGCTGATGCTGCCAAATTGTCCGTCACACCATTTCTTAGGAGTCAAGACTCTGTTCTGCAGGTCCCAGTGGGCGACTGGCTAACCCTGAAACTCGGGGAGGGTTTGTGTGACATCACAGAAGCGTGCTTGGAAGGGATGAGAGCAGGACAGAAATGTGAG ATTCTGCTCACTCCAGTTGGAAATGGACCCGAAACTGTTCACCAACCTGCAGATGAAAACCTTCCACTACGTGCAACTGTTGAACTCCAGTCTATTACACCAGGAAAAGAGTCCTGGGAAATGTCTGCCAGTGAAAAACTGGAGTGGGTGAAGACACACAAGGAGAGAGGTGGAGTGAGATTCAGGAGCGGGGATGTGTGGGGAGCTTCAGACAGCTACAGTCGAGCCCTCAAACTCCTCATCCCTCTTTGTGGATGTCTAGAAACTAAAAGAGATGAGCTTCAAATCAGAGAGGAAGGAGAAACGCAACAGCTTCCTTCACCCAGCAAACTTAAAGTTATCAAAGCCGAGCTTCATTCAAACCTTTCTCTGTGCCAGCTGAAGCTGAACCAACCAGAACGGGCTAGAGCCAGTGCTGCTAAAGCCACTCAGCTGGAGCCCGGTACCTGTAAGGCCTGGTACCGACTGGGTCAGGCATGCCAGATCCTAAATGAACTGGAGGAGGCCAAGCAGGCGTTTAAAAAACTCTTGCAGCTACAACCAGATCTGCCTGCTGCTGTGAAGGCTCTTAAAGAGATAACgagtaaagagagagagagaaacgcaCAGCTGGGACACAGACTCAGTAAAATGTTTAGCTGA
- the fkbpl gene encoding FK506-binding protein-like isoform X3, whose protein sequence is MGQGRKWAGGAEGNGSVMEPVGTSHGDHDGADVSSWVSVCPRGLWMVQQKLFSACLSSNCPGLGSLCRVRVKILTDDEKGPESDRTDEKLEDADAAKLSVTPFLRSQDSVLQVPVGDWLTLKLGEGLCDITEACLEGMRAGQKCEILLTPVGNGPETVHQPADENLPLRATVELQSITPGKESWEMSASEKLEWVKTHKERGGVRFRSGDVWGASDSYSRALKLLIPLCGCLETKRDELQIREEGETQQLPSPSKLKVIKAELHSNLSLCQLKLNQPERARASAAKATQLEPGTCKAWYRLGQACQILNELEEAKQAFKKLLQLQPDLPAAVKALKEITSKERERNAQLGHRLSKMFS, encoded by the exons ATGGGCCAAGGGAGAAAGTGGGCTGGAGGAGCTGAAGGAAACGGTAGTG TGATGGAACCTGTTGGAACATCTCACGGTGATCATGATGGAGCTGATGTGTCCTCGTGGGTGTCCGTGTGTCCCAGAGGTCTTTGGATGGTCCAGCAAAAAC TCTTTTCAGCTTGTTTATCCAGTAACTGTCCAGGCTTGGGCTCTCTGTGCCGAGTCAGAGTGAAGATCCTGACTGATGATGAAAAGGGTCCAGAATCTGACAGAACAGATGAGAAGCTAGAAGATGCTGATGCTGCCAAATTGTCCGTCACACCATTTCTTAGGAGTCAAGACTCTGTTCTGCAGGTCCCAGTGGGCGACTGGCTAACCCTGAAACTCGGGGAGGGTTTGTGTGACATCACAGAAGCGTGCTTGGAAGGGATGAGAGCAGGACAGAAATGTGAG ATTCTGCTCACTCCAGTTGGAAATGGACCCGAAACTGTTCACCAACCTGCAGATGAAAACCTTCCACTACGTGCAACTGTTGAACTCCAGTCTATTACACCAGGAAAAGAGTCCTGGGAAATGTCTGCCAGTGAAAAACTGGAGTGGGTGAAGACACACAAGGAGAGAGGTGGAGTGAGATTCAGGAGCGGGGATGTGTGGGGAGCTTCAGACAGCTACAGTCGAGCCCTCAAACTCCTCATCCCTCTTTGTGGATGTCTAGAAACTAAAAGAGATGAGCTTCAAATCAGAGAGGAAGGAGAAACGCAACAGCTTCCTTCACCCAGCAAACTTAAAGTTATCAAAGCCGAGCTTCATTCAAACCTTTCTCTGTGCCAGCTGAAGCTGAACCAACCAGAACGGGCTAGAGCCAGTGCTGCTAAAGCCACTCAGCTGGAGCCCGGTACCTGTAAGGCCTGGTACCGACTGGGTCAGGCATGCCAGATCCTAAATGAACTGGAGGAGGCCAAGCAGGCGTTTAAAAAACTCTTGCAGCTACAACCAGATCTGCCTGCTGCTGTGAAGGCTCTTAAAGAGATAACgagtaaagagagagagagaaacgcaCAGCTGGGACACAGACTCAGTAAAATGTTTAGCTGA
- the fkbpl gene encoding FK506-binding protein-like isoform X5, translating to MGQGRKWAGGAEGNGSVMEPVGTSHGDHDGADVSSWVSVCPRGLWMVQQKPCLSSNCPGLGSLCRVRVKILTDDEKGPESDRTDEKLEDADAAKLSVTPFLRSQDSVLQVPVGDWLTLKLGEGLCDITEACLEGMRAGQKCEILLTPVGNGPETVHQPADENLPLRATVELQSITPGKESWEMSASEKLEWVKTHKERGGVRFRSGDVWGASDSYSRALKLLIPLCGCLETKRDELQIREEGETQQLPSPSKLKVIKAELHSNLSLCQLKLNQPERARASAAKATQLEPGTCKAWYRLGQACQILNELEEAKQAFKKLLQLQPDLPAAVKALKEITSKERERNAQLGHRLSKMFS from the exons ATGGGCCAAGGGAGAAAGTGGGCTGGAGGAGCTGAAGGAAACGGTAGTG TGATGGAACCTGTTGGAACATCTCACGGTGATCATGATGGAGCTGATGTGTCCTCGTGGGTGTCCGTGTGTCCCAGAGGTCTTTGGATGGTCCAGCAAAAAC CTTGTTTATCCAGTAACTGTCCAGGCTTGGGCTCTCTGTGCCGAGTCAGAGTGAAGATCCTGACTGATGATGAAAAGGGTCCAGAATCTGACAGAACAGATGAGAAGCTAGAAGATGCTGATGCTGCCAAATTGTCCGTCACACCATTTCTTAGGAGTCAAGACTCTGTTCTGCAGGTCCCAGTGGGCGACTGGCTAACCCTGAAACTCGGGGAGGGTTTGTGTGACATCACAGAAGCGTGCTTGGAAGGGATGAGAGCAGGACAGAAATGTGAG ATTCTGCTCACTCCAGTTGGAAATGGACCCGAAACTGTTCACCAACCTGCAGATGAAAACCTTCCACTACGTGCAACTGTTGAACTCCAGTCTATTACACCAGGAAAAGAGTCCTGGGAAATGTCTGCCAGTGAAAAACTGGAGTGGGTGAAGACACACAAGGAGAGAGGTGGAGTGAGATTCAGGAGCGGGGATGTGTGGGGAGCTTCAGACAGCTACAGTCGAGCCCTCAAACTCCTCATCCCTCTTTGTGGATGTCTAGAAACTAAAAGAGATGAGCTTCAAATCAGAGAGGAAGGAGAAACGCAACAGCTTCCTTCACCCAGCAAACTTAAAGTTATCAAAGCCGAGCTTCATTCAAACCTTTCTCTGTGCCAGCTGAAGCTGAACCAACCAGAACGGGCTAGAGCCAGTGCTGCTAAAGCCACTCAGCTGGAGCCCGGTACCTGTAAGGCCTGGTACCGACTGGGTCAGGCATGCCAGATCCTAAATGAACTGGAGGAGGCCAAGCAGGCGTTTAAAAAACTCTTGCAGCTACAACCAGATCTGCCTGCTGCTGTGAAGGCTCTTAAAGAGATAACgagtaaagagagagagagaaacgcaCAGCTGGGACACAGACTCAGTAAAATGTTTAGCTGA
- the fkbpl gene encoding FK506-binding protein-like isoform X1, which produces MGQGRKWAGGAEGNGSVMEPVGTSHGDHDGADVSSWVSVCPRGLWMVQQKRERSGQQAASSTGDATFFSACLSSNCPGLGSLCRVRVKILTDDEKGPESDRTDEKLEDADAAKLSVTPFLRSQDSVLQVPVGDWLTLKLGEGLCDITEACLEGMRAGQKCEILLTPVGNGPETVHQPADENLPLRATVELQSITPGKESWEMSASEKLEWVKTHKERGGVRFRSGDVWGASDSYSRALKLLIPLCGCLETKRDELQIREEGETQQLPSPSKLKVIKAELHSNLSLCQLKLNQPERARASAAKATQLEPGTCKAWYRLGQACQILNELEEAKQAFKKLLQLQPDLPAAVKALKEITSKERERNAQLGHRLSKMFS; this is translated from the exons ATGGGCCAAGGGAGAAAGTGGGCTGGAGGAGCTGAAGGAAACGGTAGTG TGATGGAACCTGTTGGAACATCTCACGGTGATCATGATGGAGCTGATGTGTCCTCGTGGGTGTCCGTGTGTCCCAGAGGTCTTTGGATGGTCCAGCAAAAACGTGAGCGGAGTGGTCAACAAGctgcttccagtactggagatgcTACTT TCTTTTCAGCTTGTTTATCCAGTAACTGTCCAGGCTTGGGCTCTCTGTGCCGAGTCAGAGTGAAGATCCTGACTGATGATGAAAAGGGTCCAGAATCTGACAGAACAGATGAGAAGCTAGAAGATGCTGATGCTGCCAAATTGTCCGTCACACCATTTCTTAGGAGTCAAGACTCTGTTCTGCAGGTCCCAGTGGGCGACTGGCTAACCCTGAAACTCGGGGAGGGTTTGTGTGACATCACAGAAGCGTGCTTGGAAGGGATGAGAGCAGGACAGAAATGTGAG ATTCTGCTCACTCCAGTTGGAAATGGACCCGAAACTGTTCACCAACCTGCAGATGAAAACCTTCCACTACGTGCAACTGTTGAACTCCAGTCTATTACACCAGGAAAAGAGTCCTGGGAAATGTCTGCCAGTGAAAAACTGGAGTGGGTGAAGACACACAAGGAGAGAGGTGGAGTGAGATTCAGGAGCGGGGATGTGTGGGGAGCTTCAGACAGCTACAGTCGAGCCCTCAAACTCCTCATCCCTCTTTGTGGATGTCTAGAAACTAAAAGAGATGAGCTTCAAATCAGAGAGGAAGGAGAAACGCAACAGCTTCCTTCACCCAGCAAACTTAAAGTTATCAAAGCCGAGCTTCATTCAAACCTTTCTCTGTGCCAGCTGAAGCTGAACCAACCAGAACGGGCTAGAGCCAGTGCTGCTAAAGCCACTCAGCTGGAGCCCGGTACCTGTAAGGCCTGGTACCGACTGGGTCAGGCATGCCAGATCCTAAATGAACTGGAGGAGGCCAAGCAGGCGTTTAAAAAACTCTTGCAGCTACAACCAGATCTGCCTGCTGCTGTGAAGGCTCTTAAAGAGATAACgagtaaagagagagagagaaacgcaCAGCTGGGACACAGACTCAGTAAAATGTTTAGCTGA
- the fkbpl gene encoding FK506-binding protein-like isoform X4 — MEPVGTSHGDHDGADVSSWVSVCPRGLWMVQQKRERSGQQAASSTGDATFFSACLSSNCPGLGSLCRVRVKILTDDEKGPESDRTDEKLEDADAAKLSVTPFLRSQDSVLQVPVGDWLTLKLGEGLCDITEACLEGMRAGQKCEILLTPVGNGPETVHQPADENLPLRATVELQSITPGKESWEMSASEKLEWVKTHKERGGVRFRSGDVWGASDSYSRALKLLIPLCGCLETKRDELQIREEGETQQLPSPSKLKVIKAELHSNLSLCQLKLNQPERARASAAKATQLEPGTCKAWYRLGQACQILNELEEAKQAFKKLLQLQPDLPAAVKALKEITSKERERNAQLGHRLSKMFS; from the exons ATGGAACCTGTTGGAACATCTCACGGTGATCATGATGGAGCTGATGTGTCCTCGTGGGTGTCCGTGTGTCCCAGAGGTCTTTGGATGGTCCAGCAAAAACGTGAGCGGAGTGGTCAACAAGctgcttccagtactggagatgcTACTT TCTTTTCAGCTTGTTTATCCAGTAACTGTCCAGGCTTGGGCTCTCTGTGCCGAGTCAGAGTGAAGATCCTGACTGATGATGAAAAGGGTCCAGAATCTGACAGAACAGATGAGAAGCTAGAAGATGCTGATGCTGCCAAATTGTCCGTCACACCATTTCTTAGGAGTCAAGACTCTGTTCTGCAGGTCCCAGTGGGCGACTGGCTAACCCTGAAACTCGGGGAGGGTTTGTGTGACATCACAGAAGCGTGCTTGGAAGGGATGAGAGCAGGACAGAAATGTGAG ATTCTGCTCACTCCAGTTGGAAATGGACCCGAAACTGTTCACCAACCTGCAGATGAAAACCTTCCACTACGTGCAACTGTTGAACTCCAGTCTATTACACCAGGAAAAGAGTCCTGGGAAATGTCTGCCAGTGAAAAACTGGAGTGGGTGAAGACACACAAGGAGAGAGGTGGAGTGAGATTCAGGAGCGGGGATGTGTGGGGAGCTTCAGACAGCTACAGTCGAGCCCTCAAACTCCTCATCCCTCTTTGTGGATGTCTAGAAACTAAAAGAGATGAGCTTCAAATCAGAGAGGAAGGAGAAACGCAACAGCTTCCTTCACCCAGCAAACTTAAAGTTATCAAAGCCGAGCTTCATTCAAACCTTTCTCTGTGCCAGCTGAAGCTGAACCAACCAGAACGGGCTAGAGCCAGTGCTGCTAAAGCCACTCAGCTGGAGCCCGGTACCTGTAAGGCCTGGTACCGACTGGGTCAGGCATGCCAGATCCTAAATGAACTGGAGGAGGCCAAGCAGGCGTTTAAAAAACTCTTGCAGCTACAACCAGATCTGCCTGCTGCTGTGAAGGCTCTTAAAGAGATAACgagtaaagagagagagagaaacgcaCAGCTGGGACACAGACTCAGTAAAATGTTTAGCTGA
- the fkbpl gene encoding FK506-binding protein-like isoform X7: MEPVGTSHGDHDGADVSSWVSVCPRGLWMVQQKPCLSSNCPGLGSLCRVRVKILTDDEKGPESDRTDEKLEDADAAKLSVTPFLRSQDSVLQVPVGDWLTLKLGEGLCDITEACLEGMRAGQKCEILLTPVGNGPETVHQPADENLPLRATVELQSITPGKESWEMSASEKLEWVKTHKERGGVRFRSGDVWGASDSYSRALKLLIPLCGCLETKRDELQIREEGETQQLPSPSKLKVIKAELHSNLSLCQLKLNQPERARASAAKATQLEPGTCKAWYRLGQACQILNELEEAKQAFKKLLQLQPDLPAAVKALKEITSKERERNAQLGHRLSKMFS; this comes from the exons ATGGAACCTGTTGGAACATCTCACGGTGATCATGATGGAGCTGATGTGTCCTCGTGGGTGTCCGTGTGTCCCAGAGGTCTTTGGATGGTCCAGCAAAAAC CTTGTTTATCCAGTAACTGTCCAGGCTTGGGCTCTCTGTGCCGAGTCAGAGTGAAGATCCTGACTGATGATGAAAAGGGTCCAGAATCTGACAGAACAGATGAGAAGCTAGAAGATGCTGATGCTGCCAAATTGTCCGTCACACCATTTCTTAGGAGTCAAGACTCTGTTCTGCAGGTCCCAGTGGGCGACTGGCTAACCCTGAAACTCGGGGAGGGTTTGTGTGACATCACAGAAGCGTGCTTGGAAGGGATGAGAGCAGGACAGAAATGTGAG ATTCTGCTCACTCCAGTTGGAAATGGACCCGAAACTGTTCACCAACCTGCAGATGAAAACCTTCCACTACGTGCAACTGTTGAACTCCAGTCTATTACACCAGGAAAAGAGTCCTGGGAAATGTCTGCCAGTGAAAAACTGGAGTGGGTGAAGACACACAAGGAGAGAGGTGGAGTGAGATTCAGGAGCGGGGATGTGTGGGGAGCTTCAGACAGCTACAGTCGAGCCCTCAAACTCCTCATCCCTCTTTGTGGATGTCTAGAAACTAAAAGAGATGAGCTTCAAATCAGAGAGGAAGGAGAAACGCAACAGCTTCCTTCACCCAGCAAACTTAAAGTTATCAAAGCCGAGCTTCATTCAAACCTTTCTCTGTGCCAGCTGAAGCTGAACCAACCAGAACGGGCTAGAGCCAGTGCTGCTAAAGCCACTCAGCTGGAGCCCGGTACCTGTAAGGCCTGGTACCGACTGGGTCAGGCATGCCAGATCCTAAATGAACTGGAGGAGGCCAAGCAGGCGTTTAAAAAACTCTTGCAGCTACAACCAGATCTGCCTGCTGCTGTGAAGGCTCTTAAAGAGATAACgagtaaagagagagagagaaacgcaCAGCTGGGACACAGACTCAGTAAAATGTTTAGCTGA
- the fkbpl gene encoding FK506-binding protein-like isoform X6 encodes MEPVGTSHGDHDGADVSSWVSVCPRGLWMVQQKLFSACLSSNCPGLGSLCRVRVKILTDDEKGPESDRTDEKLEDADAAKLSVTPFLRSQDSVLQVPVGDWLTLKLGEGLCDITEACLEGMRAGQKCEILLTPVGNGPETVHQPADENLPLRATVELQSITPGKESWEMSASEKLEWVKTHKERGGVRFRSGDVWGASDSYSRALKLLIPLCGCLETKRDELQIREEGETQQLPSPSKLKVIKAELHSNLSLCQLKLNQPERARASAAKATQLEPGTCKAWYRLGQACQILNELEEAKQAFKKLLQLQPDLPAAVKALKEITSKERERNAQLGHRLSKMFS; translated from the exons ATGGAACCTGTTGGAACATCTCACGGTGATCATGATGGAGCTGATGTGTCCTCGTGGGTGTCCGTGTGTCCCAGAGGTCTTTGGATGGTCCAGCAAAAAC TCTTTTCAGCTTGTTTATCCAGTAACTGTCCAGGCTTGGGCTCTCTGTGCCGAGTCAGAGTGAAGATCCTGACTGATGATGAAAAGGGTCCAGAATCTGACAGAACAGATGAGAAGCTAGAAGATGCTGATGCTGCCAAATTGTCCGTCACACCATTTCTTAGGAGTCAAGACTCTGTTCTGCAGGTCCCAGTGGGCGACTGGCTAACCCTGAAACTCGGGGAGGGTTTGTGTGACATCACAGAAGCGTGCTTGGAAGGGATGAGAGCAGGACAGAAATGTGAG ATTCTGCTCACTCCAGTTGGAAATGGACCCGAAACTGTTCACCAACCTGCAGATGAAAACCTTCCACTACGTGCAACTGTTGAACTCCAGTCTATTACACCAGGAAAAGAGTCCTGGGAAATGTCTGCCAGTGAAAAACTGGAGTGGGTGAAGACACACAAGGAGAGAGGTGGAGTGAGATTCAGGAGCGGGGATGTGTGGGGAGCTTCAGACAGCTACAGTCGAGCCCTCAAACTCCTCATCCCTCTTTGTGGATGTCTAGAAACTAAAAGAGATGAGCTTCAAATCAGAGAGGAAGGAGAAACGCAACAGCTTCCTTCACCCAGCAAACTTAAAGTTATCAAAGCCGAGCTTCATTCAAACCTTTCTCTGTGCCAGCTGAAGCTGAACCAACCAGAACGGGCTAGAGCCAGTGCTGCTAAAGCCACTCAGCTGGAGCCCGGTACCTGTAAGGCCTGGTACCGACTGGGTCAGGCATGCCAGATCCTAAATGAACTGGAGGAGGCCAAGCAGGCGTTTAAAAAACTCTTGCAGCTACAACCAGATCTGCCTGCTGCTGTGAAGGCTCTTAAAGAGATAACgagtaaagagagagagagaaacgcaCAGCTGGGACACAGACTCAGTAAAATGTTTAGCTGA